A single Bicyclus anynana chromosome 19, ilBicAnyn1.1, whole genome shotgun sequence DNA region contains:
- the LOC128199191 gene encoding uncharacterized protein LOC128199191, translating into MADLPSYRLQEAKAFLFTGIDHAGPIRITLTRRRGYQSQKAYICLFVCLVTKAIHIELASDLTSDNMISCLNRFLSRRGPVNTIWTDMSGTFIGAKAQLDEIYSLLLSSDYKNKFGLELQKKRIEWKTIPPRSPHFGGIWESNIKCVKAHLYRVIGKQLLTYEELFTVLTQIECILNSRPLGLTTSDHQPDIITPAHFLMTTPLEYFPTTTFNPERPNLKNRKQLLDSLVMSYWKKWRLDYLHTLQVKGKWCTPDNPITVGMVVLVEFDDVPPLQWPLGLITKTFPGKDGVVRVALVNTKMGEYKRPVVKLYPLPTQ; encoded by the coding sequence ATGGCTGACCTTCCGTCTTATCGCCTCCAGGAAGCAAAGGCCTTCCTTTTTACAGGAATCGATCACGCAGGTCCGATTCGCATAACCCTCACTCGCAGACGTGGATATCAGTCACAGAAAGCGTATATATGTTTATTCGTGTGCTTAGTGACAAAGGCAATACACATAGAGCTCGCGTCAGATTTAACATCAGATAACATGATATCCTGTTTAAATAGATTCTTGAGTAGACGCGGTCCAGTAAATACCATCTGGACTGACATGTCCGGGACGTTTATTGGAGCAAAGGCTCAATTAGATGAAATATATTCTCTTTTACTTAGCTcagactataaaaataaatttggtcTAGAACTACAAAAAAAACGAATAGAATGGAAAACCATTCCGCCGCGTTCTCCACATTTCGGtggaatatgggaatcaaataTAAAATGCGTAAAAGCTCACCTTTATAGAGTCATTGGCAAGCAACTCCTTACTTATGAGGAATTATTTACTGTACTCACACAAATTGAGTGCATCCTCAACTCGCGCCCGCTAGGTTTAACGACATCTGATCACCAGCCCGATATTATTACACCAGCGCATTTTCTAATGACCACGCCTTTAGAATACTTTCCAACGACAACCTTTAACCCTGAAAGGCCTAATTTAAAGAATCGAAAACAGTTACTCGATAGCCTCGTTATGTCATATTGGAAGAAATGGCGTTTGGATTATCTGCACACTTTGCAAGTCAAAGGCAAATGGTGTACACCGGACAATCCAATCACCGTAGGTATGGTTGTGTTAGTTGAATTTGATGATGTACCACCTTTGCAGTGGCCTCTTGGTTTGATAACCAAAACGTTCCCTGGAAAGGATGGTGTAGTACGGGTCGCTTTAGTTAACACTAAAATGGGTGAATATAAACGCCCAGTTGTAAAACTCTATCCACTTCCCACGCAATAA